The nucleotide window TAACACAcatctatttatatatctatatagattAGATACATATGggtatagaaatatataaatttataaccaGATATATTGATAAGCTATGGAACTTCTCTAGTGATGATTCATTAAGACAACAGTACAACCAGAGTAGCACTAAGGTCCAAGGTATTGTTTCTTGTTCCACTGCCCCAGAGAAAGCACATGGTCTCCTTGCTCATTAGGCCAACCACAGCAATAGAAGGGTTGGCTGCATCCCCAAATCTGACTTAAATCTCTTGCCTCGCCTCTCGTCCCCTTGAGCAGATGCCGTCAAAAAGTGGTCTCAGTACCATGAAGTTGTATGGAAGATGAAGTAATAGAGTGAATGAAGGTGGACTGTTTATTGCACTTAAAGTGAAAAGTACTACAGCTTATGAGACTGCTGGGCTGTTTCCAAGACTCTTTGCAGCAAATGGGACTTTGtagtatataaaaacaataaaatagaggGAAGAGTTCATTAGGcagataaaaaagaacaaagacctATAAAAATTtgcacttttttcccttttttggtcAACATACTCACCAAAAATTTGCACTTTGATTCATATTGGCCTATTTTAACATTTCaagatcatttaaattaaaatatatatatgacttttTCTGCCATCATTTCCAGCCTTAGTCTCCATCTTTGATCTAAAATAGAACAGGGCAATACATTAAATTGACATGGCATATAATAGCACTGAATCTTACTATTCTATCTTAAGATAAGAAGGAATCCCAGATATACCCTAAATAAGAAGCAAACCAGCAGTAAGAATAATTAGTGGCAAGGTTTCTGTATCTCTATCAGAAATAGTGGGAAATGGcctaaaaccaggaaagaaaaagccatttaaaataaaaagtttcccatgaaaagtaaatgatataaaaaatacaacCCTAAAAAACCAGAATACAGCCCACCAGAAGTTCTGCTTCACCaacataacattttataaagcaagagatgaggaaaagaaattattgagAAAGGTACTGAATAGTGAGGGGCTTGGGGACTAGAACAGAAGTTGTAAGTCATAACCTGGCCCATATGACTTTACTGGTAGTGAAGAACACTCAAAATGATGAAACAGAGGAAGTGGGCAgtcctttaaaaattcttttagacCAGCACTTCGAATCGAATGGGTGTTTCAGGCTTCTGTTTCCCACTGAACCAAGAATTGTATGCCTCTATCTCTCCTTGAGGAGAGGCCCTATTACCACAGGCTGAGACCTTGGCTATCATCATTAAGATAAAATAGTAGTGGATATAACTAGAATTCTCTGAATCCATGAAAACATAATGTTTGTTAAGGGTCTGTGCAGTGGATGTTCCTTATGTTCCATGGCAGAATAAGATCTCCTTTGCTCTACCAAGTTAAAGAATCTTGCAAGGGCAGTTAGAGATTTTGGTTCCTTTTCATGAAGATCTCATGTAGGTAATCCCaaaatttcctttgctgtgtttCATTGTTGTGAATCATAGCAGTGAGAGCTTCCCCCTGGTCCAGACCTTGCCAATAATCTTGCAGCCACATCTCCTTCCAGCTGAAATATCAAAATGGGGTTGGATTATTGAACTGTAGCACAGCTATGAGTCCTGCCTTTCTCTCTATAGGGCCAAAGAAATCTTAATCAGATACGGTGGTCTTTGCATAGGACAAGATTCTGCTCTGAAGGGAAGGAAATGGGAAGTAAATCCACTAGCCCAAGTGACAGGGACTAAGCCACACACATAAAGATATCACACAGCCATCCAATGAGTTAAAATTCCTGATCTGCCTGCTTCTGGCTCCCAAATGTGGAAAGAGTTCACAGGCAGGTGCAGCAGGGGCCAGACTATGGAAGCAGTAGTCTCCCTAAAGAAAGTGAGGGCGCAGGGGTCTTTATATGGATAACTTTtaagtttcacttttttttgtttgttttttgagagacagggtctcactctgtcaccctggctgaagagcagtggtacgatcataactcactgaaatctcaaactcctgggctgaagcagtccttctgccttagcctcccaagtagctgggactatcagTGCACCACCACCActaagcccagctaattttttttttaagagacaggatcccactatgttgcccaggctagtcttgaactcctggcttcaagggatcctcatgcctcgtcctcccaaagtgctgggattacaggcataagccaccatgccctgccaagTTTCACTTTTATTCCAATAATCAAAATGAAGGTGCAGTCTCATGTAGTGTCTAGAAAAGACATACCtgagtatttattttgttaatgttttacatttttaaatacttttcctcTAGTAAATCACAATATTATGTTCAGCATAAAGTAGACAGAAATTACTTGGTGGAGGACTCCACCATCAGGACCAAACTCTGCCAGtggcatatatattaataaacagcCCTCTGCTGCCATCCACTGTCCAAGTCAGTCTCTGCAGGCCATTCTAGCAGCCTCTCTTTCTCCagcttaataattatttttttttttagaaaatatatatatgtattttctagagacaggatctcactatgttgcccagggtgcactcaaattcctgggctcaagcgatcctctctcctcagtctccgagtagctgggactatagggactacaggtgtgtgccactgcacccggcACTCCAGTTTAATAATCTTATCACTTCTCCCCCAACAGGTATGGCTTGCTGCAAGTGGCTTCAACCCCACCTCCCATGCCAACCTTGTTTTCCGATGCCACCACCTGCCACCTACTATAGCAGCCTATTTACTTCCCTTCTAACCCATACTGCCCACCATTATTAATGTTTTGAAAGCATTCCTCCAGTTCTGTTAGGATGAACATTATGTATCATCCTAATCAGGGTACTTTTAAAAGCGAAAGGaggtgctattaataattaagcCTGGCTCTTCTAGTTATGTTCTTCTAGTGTCCCCATACACAACAACCGCCCGGAGCTTATTCTCAGCACagctgctttaaaaaagaaaaaaaaaaaaaaaagccgggtgtggtggctcacacctgtaatcccagcaactgggaggctgaggctggaggatcaatTACTtaatgccaggagttcaagagcagcgtGGGCGAAGGAGTGACACATGgtctcacaaaaaaataaaataaaattaatgcctAGTTAACAGGTGTAAGCCCTGACTATTGCAGGAAAACCTGCCTTAAAATGCTCATCTCTGTATTCCCCACCATATAAAAGGTACTTAATTTTCAGGACAGTCCAAACTCCTGAGTGTGGTATTCAGAATATTTATAGTCTGGCCCTAGTTTATTTGCcaactttctctctccctcattccctCCCTGCACAGGCCCTGTGCTCCAGTTCAAGACTTTTTTGAACCACTATTGGAAATGTCCACATAAGCTGATCTTCATATGTTGCTGCTTTGaattacattttacttttctctcttttttttttttcaaaggcaaAGTCTTGCTCTAgtggccaggctggagtacagcgcCATAATCATAGCTCAGGGCAGCCTGGAACTCgtggctcaagggatcctcctgcctcagctttcctagtagctgggactacaggcaagcaccaccacacctggcgaattttaatttttgtagtgaCTGGGTCTCcatatgttgcccagggtggtcccaaactcctggcctcaagcgatactcccaccttggccccccaaagtgctgggattacaggtgtgagccactgtgcccggctattTTACATCTTTACTCAGTCTTCTCAATTTGCCTATCTCCCCAACTACACTCTTGACACCTTAAAGGGAGACTGAGTCTATGTCATAATTTCCTGCTACACCCCCTTAACACCTAGTGCTATGCTAGTTCACTGCTCACAGTAAGTAAATGATTTGACAGCCGCGGGGGACCCCAGCAACCCTTACCTATCATTCTCAGGAATCTCTTCCACATTGCCAAAGCCAGGTGTGGGCATTGGACAGTCCATGTGTGAGGGCTGGGCAATGTGAGGCTCAGGGACAGGGAAGTCCCCAGGAGAGGCTGCGTGGGCTTTCTCGGCATCCAGACGAGCCAGCTCATGGTCACACACGAAACACTCGAAACCGCTGAGGTAGTTAGGCAGTAGAGGATCATTCACTCCCCACTCCCGGTGCCCCAGACCATCCAGAAGGAACTGGTTGGTGATGCCCCCCGGTTGCTTGTATGCCAGGTATTTCATATATTCCTCATCATTCTTGTCCAGAAAGTCAATAAATTCTGCCAGCTTCTGAGGAGACTCAAAGTCATCAATGAGGATGATGGAGTGATTGTTCGGCATCCAGTCCCTCACAGAGGGAGAGCCGCGGTACACGGGCACAGCACCCAGGTGCATGGGGCGCCACAGTTTTTCTGTCATGTAGTCGTTACAGATGGCATTTTCAAGGGCTAAGTGGAACTTATAGCGGGACAAGAAGGCCAAGAGCTCTGGATCCTCGGTGGTGGCCGTGGCCGTGTCCTGTAACCGCGCGGTGGGCAGCTCCCGATTCTGTAGGCATTTCCCGTAGGAGTCCACCTGAGCGGGGTAGAGTATGGCGGTCAAGAAGGCAGGGCCTGAAGGCCTGGACACCTGGGGTCCTGGCctcggcccggcccggcccgtcCCCTCCCCGCCCTCACCCACCGGGATGTAGCGCATGAGCTCCCGCACATAGCGGTCCCGGTCCGCAGGCACGTCGCAGTGGGACTGCAGATAGAGCAGCGGCGCGTAGCCCTGGCGGCGCCACTCGGCGCGCTCCTGCAGCGGAGGCGCCGGGCGGCGCAGATAGCCGGTCCCGGGCAGCCACTGCAACGACAGCGGGTAGTCCGAGTGGCGGCTAAAGGTGGAGGTAAGATTGAAGAGGCGGATGCCCGGAGCGTGGCTCAGCAAGAAGTTGTTGAGGGGCGACTCCTCGTGCAGGAGCGCCCAGCTCTGGTGCGCCAGGCGCGGCAGCGGCGCGTCAGACGCTCGGAAGTCGGTGCCGTAGAAGAGCAGCGCGCGCGTCCGCGAGTCTCTCTGCAGCCGCCGGGCCCGGGACGCCACGCACGCGCCGCGCGCACACTCGATGCGCTCCGAGTCTCCCGGGAAGTGGGGAAAGAGCCCTGGGCTCCACCACAGCAGCACCGGCAAGTCcgccgcctcctccctccccggccGCGGGGTCCCGGGATCGCGCACCACCCCTACCGCGCCCAGCGCCGCGGGCGGCCGGAAAACCGCGCCGTCCCACGGTTCCGCCCACTCCGCCTCCCCGCCGGCCTCCCCCTCTGCCATAGGCCCAGAGCTGCCGGCAGCACAGACACTGAGCACCCCCAGGGCGGCCAGGACAGCCCCAGTGGGGCCGGCCGCCATGTCCAGTCCGGCAGCCGGCGCCCTTCGGACAGCACAAGTCCCCGCCCCGCGGCGAGTCGTGACGGGACGCGGTCCTACGCCACAGGAGCATGCGGCGCATGCGCGCCTCCGCGCAGCCGGCAGGCCGGGCCAAAGGGAAAGTGAGACTTCGCATTTAAGAATGAGGCTACTGGTTAcatcttaatttatttctttacaaattaaagatgcattgaaaaataaaccaatgaaGAGAAATGAGAGGTCCACAGCAGGGGCATCCCAGGCTGGGAGCAGGCAAGCCTGGCCACCATCGAGCCTAGCCCTTGTCCTGCCCCAGCCAGTTGGGGTCGGAAGATAACTGTCAGCAGCTCAAATCAATACCAAAGCCCAAGTGGTGTCCTGGCGGGAAAGAACCGAGAGCTccagctgcctctgcctctctccccaaCAACCCCCGGCTTTGTTTCCAGTGGGAGCTCAGGATGGGATGTGAGCTGGCTCTGTGAGGTATTGCAAGTTGATGACCAGGCTCCCTACAGAACCACCCAGTGTTGAGGCCTCTCCAGATGGAAAGGAGGCTGGTATCTCTCCCAGGTTTTAATATACTTTGCAACTCAGTTCCCAGGCTCATTCATCTCTGACAATGTGCCTCTATCCATGAAGAGATCAATCATTGCAAGAGAGAGTGCGTGCagtggaaacagagagagaaaccaCCACCCTCATTAACTCTGACTTGACTGCTGACTTCCAGGCCCAATCACTTTTCTCTTCACCACCTATAGTCTACACCCCAGCTCTTGTGCACCTGTATGTTTTATCCCTAATATAGGAAGTTGTTGATGACACTGAGCTGAATAAGCCATCCCCTGAAGTAACCCTGCGATCCCCACTCTTTCCTGCCTGCCCCTCTCCTCTTGGAGGCTGGTCCAAAGGGACACAAAGTATTGCCAGGGTCTGGGTGCCTCCAAACCCCCAACACTGAATCATATACAGTGAACTGAGAAACTACATTCATTACGACAGGATTAGCAGGAAAAGGAGGGTAGAGTGAGGGGATGGGGGCACCTTCCATCAGCAGGACATGACAGAGTGGTAAGATAATTGAGCCCAGAAAGAAGGTGTCTCCTTatatctccccctccccccaaagaGACTGAGGTCAGCTTACATAACTTATATGGAACTGTCCCAATTTCTCTGTTGTCCTGGGGTACTTTCAGGAAGCTGGCCTGGGACCCTATGCCATTTACCCACTTGCTTTAGCTCAGTAGCTGCCGAATCTCCTTGTGCATATGACAGAGAAAGTCCACATAGGATGCTCCCCCACTCAGGCTCTTGTCTTCCACCAGGAAGTGCTTGAACAGCATCTCCAGCTTGTCCTCCTGTTTCACCACGATAAGCTATGGCCAGAATGCAGGGTCATGAGGCAAGGCCAAAGGAAATTAAACATGCCCAGAAATGTTATCATATTACCCAGTCACTTATTCATTCCCCACCACCCCCCCTTGCAAGGCGAGGACTTGTCAAGGTACAAAATCCAGGGTGCAGATCAGTGTTACCTTCATGTACCGTGATCTCTGTGCCCTTAAACTATCAATGAGGTCTCGAACCTTCTTGGACAGTGGATTATCCAGAACTGGCAGAACACTCTAGAACACAAAATTCATTCATCCTTATGGTAAGGTGCTCTGAGTTCAGTCAAGATGGGGCAGCACAGATTTATGCATCATCTGAAACTAGGAAGCCTAGAAGAATGGCAGCACCCCCCCCTCCCCAGGTGTTCCCTGCCATCTAAGAGTAGCATACTAACTTAATTGGCTCCCACTCATTTCACAAAGCATTACTTCCACACCCATATTCTTCTTGACTCCCTGCCCTCACCAAGCCACTGGTGATCTGACTGAAGGAGGAGACGCTGAAAAGGCTCTGGACAACACCCTGCTGGACACTTGCTCCCACCCAGAGGAAGAGGTTGAGCCCATTCTCCAGCAGATACACATCCCCGTTGCTTAGACGCTCTTCAGATGCTCGAACTGCTGGTGGTTCAGTAGTACTCTCAATGGGAGACTTTGTCTAGACAAAAGGAAGGAGGCAAAAGGTTATCAAGGACCATAAGACAAGCTTGCCTCTAACCACACACAAAATTCAGAAAGCTAAGTCCCCAGACACCACCCCTTCTGTGCTCTTAGTAATTCTCAGTGTGAGAATTACATCAGATGAcgtatataaaaacaaattcatcAGTGTCAGACACAGATAATATCAACCCTTCCTTTTGTCCTTCCAAAAGGCCCTTTTCTCAGTGCAATGTCTCATACTCCAACCCTCAATCGCACCAACGGTAGGAGCCGAGGGTAGAAGAAGACATTGGTCTCAGCCACATCCATGGAGGTAACTAGCTGTCGGACATAGGCACGATCATCAGTAGTGACTTCAGCTCCAGGCTGCAGGACATCACTCTTCAACACACAGTTCAGGTAAACTGGGAGTAGCTTCATGCACTCAGGAAGGATCAACTGAGGGGGTTATCAAAATGAAGTCAATGATCATGAGAAATCCTTCCCAAATGCAAACATTTGTCCCCCATCCCCCGCTACTAATATGCTTGCCCCACCTGTCctgcagaggaggggctggcacAGTTCTTTCTGTAACAGGCCAGGATCTGGGCACACTGGGTGATAAGAGTGTCACGAACAGCCTTCAGGGGGCTATTTAGGACTCCCCGGTATGCTGGATGGGAAAGGGAGATACACAGTCACTGGTCAGCTCCCCATCACATATGCCTTCCCGCCGCCACACCTACCCAGGCATGCCGAATCACTGACCATCCTGGACTTTTCTCTCAGCCCCagtcccaccctgccctgcctctaTCCTCACCCAACTTGGCCATGTAGTTGATTAGCGTGTCAGTCTCACAGTTTCGATACAGATCAGCCAGCTGGGTGCAGCAGTTCAGGGCCAGGTTATGAATTCGGAGCCGACGCTGCCCTGCACAGCTGGTGTAAAGCAGGGCACACtaggggaaaggagaaaggaggaactCACACTCCTCCCTCACAAAGGCCCTCTGAAAAACTGCCCCTTTGCTATGTTACAAactaaaagagagaaatgagccACTCCCCCACCCAGTCTCTTCTTCTAGTCCTCTCTACCCATTCCTCACCCTTTTCCCTGCAAATGACACCTGACACTTCCTCCCTAGCCCCTGCCTCCCGCCTGCCACCTGCAGGAGGGCTCCACTCTCTTCATTGAGCCGATCATCATGCTTGAACTCCACAGTCACCGTCTTGTCCCCATCCAGCCCAGCCAGCTCCACATCTGTTGTGTTGCTCATGTAGAAAGCTCCAAAGAAATCTACAGCCCGGATACCTGAGGCCACATGAATAGGGTGAGAACTAAAGGTATGATAGGTGCCATTTGCCTCCCTCCTAGACTTATAGCCCCCCACCTGCTCTTCTGCAACCAGGACTGACCAGTGCTCGTCCGGACCCGCATCACAGCATCAAAGCCAACAACCTTCTGGACATCACGACGTAGGTCACTCAGGAACCGTTCCTGGTCATTCTCCACCTGCAGCCACCCAGGCCCAGAGTCACATCACTGACTACGTAGCTCATCCTGCAGACAATCTCCCTGCACCTCTTTCTTTTACTCTACAAGGCTGCTTAATCATAAGGATAACAGTGAAAATGGTAATAACAATGTTGATGAcaatgataactttttttttaaagagacagggtcgctctgtcacccagggtggagtgcagtagcacaatcatagctcactgcagccctgaactcctgggctcaagcaatcctcccacctcagcctcaacCTATAacagctgggtctacaggtgcaaaccactgcacctggcataTATGGTGATAGCTTTcaagcacttactacatgccaggcaccacACTGAGTGCTTTACATATAATGATCTAATTCTACAGACAAATCCTAATTAATAAGTATTAgtccccatttttacagatgaaggaacaaAGGAGGgagtaattaaataatttatcctAGGTCATGTAGCTAGTTAAGTGATGGGGCCAGAATATCAACCCAGgactgattccaaagcccatgctcctAACTGCTATACACTTGGGGCTCACTTCTTTACACTACATGGTCTTCTCTTCCAACACTATTCCTATTAATGAGCCAGTGGCTGAAGAGCCAGTCTACATGTAAGAAGACATTTCCAGTCCTGCTGCACCTGCTGCCCAGAATCCCACAACATACCTGAAAGCAAGCATATTTGTAGACAGAGCCACCAGTGAGCTGGGGCACAACAGAGAGCGTCGCTACATCCACATACTGATTAGGGAAAAGGAAGAGATCTACACAGCAGCCTTGGGCCACACACTCTTTGGCTAGGGTCTGATAGGCACCTGTCTGAGGCTGGAACAGAGtctggggagaaggagaagaaaatgctCAAGTATCTCAGCTCTTCCCTATTTGAGAACCGTGTATGTAATATGGGATATTTGAATACATGTAAGACTTCAGATCTACTTCCTAGGAGTTTCCTATAGTAGTAAAAatttctcttataaaaaaaaaaaaagtctaccaaGATGGTAGACCACTACGGATGGTGAGAGAGACAGGTGATGGGGTAGAGAGGTGTGGCAGCAGTGGCGAAGGCTGGCAGTCACAGATGTGACATATGAAAGGGCAAAGTGTCTGGCCCTAGTTCCCAGCAAGAAAGTTAATAGTATGGCCTTTTGAAGAGTCCCCACCTTCCTCTATAACGGAAAGTCCTCCCCCAACCCATCTTCCAGTCCCACACCTTCTCCTTGTCTGTGTTGATTAGCTTCCTGTCATCTCTGTTCTTCAGTTTCCCTGGGGCCTCTGCCATGGGCAGGGATGTGTGAAACAGAAAGAGCTTCCCTGCACACTCAGCAGCCTAGGAAAAAAGAGAGGATTacttgttcattctttctttattcatccacTATTCATTCATCCCTTCCCTTGCCATTTACTAAGCACCAACTATGTCAAGACAGGTTAACTGCTGGACAGTCATCAATCATTGAAGCAGCAGAGGTTGTATTCCAGAGAGTAAGATGGTCAGAAGaaagtgaggaagaggaggttGCCAGGGACTCAGGCTTACCTTCAGAGCCTCCATCCCAGCCTGAATAACTGGGGCAAATACTGTCTCTGTTTCCCTTGTGTCTGCAAACATGTCTGGAATCTGATCCAACAAGCTGAAGAGACAGTGACAGGGAACAACAAAAATTGCTACATAGATTCCAGATGCCTCAGTTCTCAATTCCCTAACGAGTCACCTTGCCTCCAGACGCCGACAACTCCTGAGCCACACTCTCCCATCCATCTACTGTCCAACCCCTCTCTCTGTTCAACTCTCTGGCCTTCTATGATTCTACTCATGCCACCCCCATGCCTTCCCTTTACCTCCACATTCTGACTCTTACCTGGTGATGACTGCCCGAGACTCACTGACATTGACCAGGAAGCCATCCAGCAGTGGCACAAACATGTCAGCCACATCAGATACAACCATCATCTGTGGCTGGGCCAATGAGCTCTTCACATTGTAGAAGTGGAGCACCTTATTGTAGGTGACAAAGCCAACGCGGATTGCTGACTCttctgccccaccctccctgtAGAAGGTGACATTGTTACCCAGACCTGCCATCTTGTCCACCACCCACAACTTCATGACATTAGGCTCTATCTGTCCAGTCAACCCAGATACCCCATCACCAACCAAAGGAAGCACCTTGGCTCCATAACTCTCACCTAGGCAGAAAGTCTAACAGTGATTTGAGCTCCTCACAGAGGAGCCTAACAAGACCAGTCCTGATGGCATTGTAGGAGACGTCAATCatgaagatgaaggcaggagggctggggaacTTATTATTCTGCAGAGGAAGGAAATGTTGGGGGGAGAGGGGTATCGGTAAGCAGGCCAGTTGACTAAAGAGAAGTTAGCATCAAAGGGGACAACAAATGGGTGAGGGAAATGATAACAGCGATTCTTAGCTGTCTCATTATCCTCCACCCACTGCTCCTCCCATGCTACCTTCCCTCACCTTGCAGTAATCTACAGTGGCCAAGAATTCATAAGAGCCCAGGGATAACTCAGGACGGTCATAAGCATCCACACGTTTGCCGGTATGATCCAGATGTTGAAAATACTGGGGGGGAACTGTGGGGAGTATGGCAGTGTGTTACTCAAAGATCCACTCTCAATCTTAGTATGTCTGGCTCTAGCTGAAGTCACTCTACTGCCCCACATTCCCATGAGTGCCCTACTCCCCCAGCTCCTGAAAAATGGACCCTCATCTATCTAACTAGAACAAGAACAATGAAGATGCATTCAAGACCTTCCCCCGCCCCAAATCACAGTTTCCGTAAACATACCATCATTGATACAACTGCAAAAGCAGCACTGGAAGCGCCTCCCTCCCTCGATGAACTGCATGAAGGGACACATGTATGCTTTGCAGCGATTGCAGCGCAAAGGGCCAGATTCCCCATGGTCCACGACATACGGTGAAGCCTAAGGAGCAAAGGGGAGGAGCTCAGACATAGAGGGAAGCTACAGTAGGTTTAGACATGTGCCAACAGTTGAGGAGGGACAACCTGGAGGGAGAAGGGGCGGGGCTCAGATACTGTGCCTAGGGAGGGAGTACAATGGAAGGGAATGAGGACAAATGATGAGGGTACAGATCACAGGATAATGTCCCTAAGAGTCTAAATTCTATGGTTTCCTCTTTCTATTCCCCAGCCCCAGAACTGCATTTCTCATTGAAAGAGAAGAGGGACTGTGAAACTGGCCACACCAAGCCAGAGGCTGCCATGGGCATGTGAGGAGAAAGCTGAGATTATCTAGATTCATGTTTCTGGCCCCATATTCAAGCCTCTTCACTCTTGCCCTAGGGATCTTgacttctgcttccttctctaaCCAAGCACCTATGACACTTCTCCTCCCCTATCCCTGGGATTCTGTGACACTTACTGATGCCCCAGGCAGATGTCACCCTGCAGATAAGAGACCAGTGTCCAACCATCCCCAATGGGacccaggaagaaacagaaaaacacacagagAGAGCAGAATATAAACTGTGCCTTGAGCTTCCAGTTATAGAGAATTCTATTTAGATAAGCAAAGCTTGAATGGTGAGGGTTTCCTACCAAGGCTTGGCAGAACAGCTGTCTAGCTCTCTCTTTTCATGCTGATTTCAGGTACTGGGGTGACAAATCAGAGCCCAAGCCAGGTGAGGAAAGAACTACTGGATCCTAATCTACCTTTTCTCTTATATCCCTAACCTACTTGGGATGACAAGTCAGCATATAAGGAAAAAGTAGAATGATGTCCTTCTCATCATCTGGGGATGACCATGATATGAATATTTCCTACACTCAGCTGTCTTCTCCTCTATGAAGCTGGCCCTGCCTCTTTTCATATTGTTTATTTCCTCTATGGACCCTGTTCCCACCCAGCAATTTCTTGGGCTTTGCTCTCTTCCCTAACATACCCTCCAGGCGTGGGGCCTGGGACAGAAAGCTACTAAAGCTACTCTCCCCTTTGCCCAACCAAGATGTTTTCTATTGTGACAGCCAGAATCACATCTAGGAAGCTTTattccccctccttcccttcctttcattATACCCTAGCCCCTTCCCTGACTCACCTCCTCTGGGGGCAGCCTTGCCAGCGGCTTGATAACAGCTGCCAGGGGCACCTGAGCCTGCTTAGCCATGTCAGACGTGCAAGGGATATTATAGGATGTGCATCGGATGTATCGGGGACTTGCATTCCCTGAAGGAGGAGGTAAAAAACATGAGTTAGATCAAAGAATCCCTCCAGACACCAGGTCTCCACTGGGGTTGGGGATCTACCCCATCACTTCTGCAAATGCTAGAGCTGATGGTATTTTCCCCCCAGAAGAACTAGGGGGGAAATCGTCTCTGGTTCAAGACTGACAAAAGCCCCATCCATAGCTAATAATCTTGAAAAACAAGCCCCTGTAGGGAGGAGTTAATACCCTTCTCACCTTGGTCTTTTACCAGAAAGTTGGTGGTGACTAAGGGTGGCACCTGGCCCCGTACTCCAGTAACAAATGGCTCTGTACCCCGGTTGTTCCTGTCATCTTCAATGACCTGAATCTGCAGGGAAGAAGTGAAATGAGTGTAGtgacagaagaaaaggaagtgtCAGGTCCCAGAgtgccaagaaaaagaaagggtaGAGCTGCAGCACAGAAACTAAAAATTTGACAAAGAACACCCCATGCACCAGGCCTGCTCTCCTCGGGAAATCATATAAAATGCCACAATGCCAATCTTCCACTCTACAGCACCAAGATACTGGGCAGGCAACACT belongs to Lemur catta isolate mLemCat1 chromosome 14, mLemCat1.pri, whole genome shotgun sequence and includes:
- the SEC24C gene encoding protein transport protein Sec24C isoform X1, which gives rise to MNVNQSAPPVPPFGQPQPIYPGYHQSSYGGQPGSTAPPTPYGAYNGPVPGYQQTPPQGMSRAPPSSGAPPASTAQASCGQATYGQFGQGDVQNGPSSTVQMQRLPGSQPFGSPLAPVVSQPAVLQPYGPPPTSAQVTTQLAGMQISGAVAPAPPTSGLGYGPPTSLASASGSFPNSGLYGSYPQGQAPPIGQAQGYLGVQTPQRSAPSQASSFTPPASGGPRMPSVTGPLLPGQGFGGPPVSQPNHVSSPSPQALPPGTQMTGPPGPPPPMHSPQQPGYQLQQNGSFGPARGPQPNYGSPYPGAPTFGSQPGPPQPLPPKRLDPDAIPSPQLNELPPQQKTRHRIDPDAIPSPIQVIEDDRNNRGTEPFVTGVRGQVPPLVTTNFLVKDQGNASPRYIRCTSYNIPCTSDMAKQAQVPLAAVIKPLARLPPEEASPYVVDHGESGPLRCNRCKAYMCPFMQFIEGGRRFQCCFCSCINDVPPQYFQHLDHTGKRVDAYDRPELSLGSYEFLATVDYCKNNKFPSPPAFIFMIDVSYNAIRTGLVRLLCEELKSLLDFLPREGGAEESAIRVGFVTYNKVLHFYNVKSSLAQPQMMVVSDVADMFVPLLDGFLVNVSESRAVITSLLDQIPDMFADTRETETVFAPVIQAGMEALKAAECAGKLFLFHTSLPMAEAPGKLKNRDDRKLINTDKEKTLFQPQTGAYQTLAKECVAQGCCVDLFLFPNQYVDVATLSVVPQLTGGSVYKYACFQVENDQERFLSDLRRDVQKVVGFDAVMRVRTSTGIRAVDFFGAFYMSNTTDVELAGLDGDKTVTVEFKHDDRLNEESGALLQCALLYTSCAGQRRLRIHNLALNCCTQLADLYRNCETDTLINYMAKLAYRGVLNSPLKAVRDTLITQCAQILACYRKNCASPSSAGQLILPECMKLLPVYLNCVLKSDVLQPGAEVTTDDRAYVRQLVTSMDVAETNVFFYPRLLPLTKSPIESTTEPPAVRASEERLSNGDVYLLENGLNLFLWVGASVQQGVVQSLFSVSSFSQITSGLSVLPVLDNPLSKKVRDLIDSLRAQRSRYMKLIVVKQEDKLEMLFKHFLVEDKSLSGGASYVDFLCHMHKEIRQLLS
- the SEC24C gene encoding protein transport protein Sec24C isoform X3, which gives rise to MPSVTGPLLPGQGFGGPPVSQPNHVSSPSPQALPPGTQMTGPPGPPPPMHSPQQPGYQLQQNGSFGPARGPQPNYGSPYPGAPTFGSQPGPPQPLPPKRLDPDAIPSPQLNELPPQQKTRHRIDPDAIPSPIQVIEDDRNNRGTEPFVTGVRGQVPPLVTTNFLVKDQGNASPRYIRCTSYNIPCTSDMAKQAQVPLAAVIKPLARLPPEEASPYVVDHGESGPLRCNRCKAYMCPFMQFIEGGRRFQCCFCSCINDVPPQYFQHLDHTGKRVDAYDRPELSLGSYEFLATVDYCKNNKFPSPPAFIFMIDVSYNAIRTGLVRLLCEELKSLLDFLPREGGAEESAIRVGFVTYNKVLHFYNVKSSLAQPQMMVVSDVADMFVPLLDGFLVNVSESRAVITSLLDQIPDMFADTRETETVFAPVIQAGMEALKAAECAGKLFLFHTSLPMAEAPGKLKNRDDRKLINTDKEKTLFQPQTGAYQTLAKECVAQGCCVDLFLFPNQYVDVATLSVVPQLTGGSVYKYACFQVENDQERFLSDLRRDVQKVVGFDAVMRVRTSTGIRAVDFFGAFYMSNTTDVELAGLDGDKTVTVEFKHDDRLNEESGALLQCALLYTSCAGQRRLRIHNLALNCCTQLADLYRNCETDTLINYMAKLAYRGVLNSPLKAVRDTLITQCAQILACYRKNCASPSSAGQLILPECMKLLPVYLNCVLKSDVLQPGAEVTTDDRAYVRQLVTSMDVAETNVFFYPRLLPLTKSPIESTTEPPAVRASEERLSNGDVYLLENGLNLFLWVGASVQQGVVQSLFSVSSFSQITSGLSVLPVLDNPLSKKVRDLIDSLRAQRSRYMKLIVVKQEDKLEMLFKHFLVEDKSLSGGASYVDFLCHMHKEIRQLLS